A window of Bradyrhizobium sp. AZCC 1610 contains these coding sequences:
- a CDS encoding flotillin family protein, with amino-acid sequence MSGTLVGELILWLIVAIVVIAIVVYIVNWLYHRSSKEVSFVRTGLLGERVVINGGAFVLPFIHDFTPVNMNVLPMGVVRAKHDAVITRDRMRVDIEADFYVRVRATREAVAIAAATLGRRTLEPEQLHALLSGKFISAIRSVAAEMTMEQMHEQRGEYVMRLKAAAAEALAQNGLELESVAITDLDQTDLEYFNPSNRFDAEGLTRLMEDIEAKRKLRNDIEQDSMIKIRTRNLDAERQALDIERESETARLEQERDIEMRRALQRTEVARERALRETEAEQAQISARETIEKARIANEQAIAEARISSERETRHREIERTRAVEERELLAREEIEKAKIANQRAVDTARIASEREVRQRDIERTRTIEEAEITAREAVEKARIQQDRSVTDARISNEEETRRREIERNRAVEEAEIAAREATEKARIAQTTIVNVERIASDERTRALEIAQVRTIQEAEIEAQKAVEAARIARERMLAAERIGAEHATRKLEIERNQALEVAGITAREATESSRIAQEERVRSLEIARNRAIEEADIASREAIEAARIAQEKVIAAQRIRAEKETRGLEIDRTESIEAAELKRRDAIERRRVEVELALEAERIASSKTREVLNIDQKKAVEIADEERVIALAAKRSERIDADRQVKQAEINARKEVETTDVSREQALEAARLARRRAIEQLEVARVQALQEAEIASREEVERARIASDRGLDEARIGRERDLRKLEVNREKDVETALMEKAIALYQKSLEESAAKVAAEDARAGATEAAERVVTARDSEIARRQKTIEVLLAEKRAEETRIGADAERVRAAVEAEAQRLLNEAENVLTDQARYSLFRRKLLDRIEGIVRESVKPMEKIEGIRILQVDGLNGGGGGGNGGRSATDEVIDSALRYRVQAPLIDSLLADIGVEGGSLARMPGLIREARDMQGIKESTSRRSSPGKPDAAPSTPATGEPPAERGPRKKG; translated from the coding sequence ATGTCGGGGACTCTGGTTGGCGAATTGATTCTCTGGCTGATCGTCGCGATCGTCGTGATCGCCATCGTCGTCTACATCGTGAACTGGCTCTACCACCGTTCGTCGAAAGAAGTGTCTTTCGTCCGCACCGGTCTGCTCGGCGAACGCGTCGTAATCAACGGTGGCGCCTTCGTGCTGCCGTTCATTCACGACTTTACGCCGGTCAACATGAACGTGCTGCCGATGGGGGTCGTGCGGGCCAAGCACGATGCGGTGATCACCCGCGACCGCATGCGTGTCGACATCGAGGCTGACTTTTACGTCCGCGTGCGGGCGACGCGCGAGGCGGTCGCGATCGCCGCCGCCACGCTCGGACGGCGCACGCTCGAACCCGAGCAGTTGCACGCCCTGCTCTCCGGCAAGTTCATCTCTGCGATCCGTTCGGTCGCCGCCGAGATGACCATGGAGCAGATGCACGAGCAGCGCGGCGAGTATGTCATGCGGCTCAAGGCCGCCGCCGCCGAGGCGCTCGCCCAGAACGGGCTTGAGCTGGAGTCGGTCGCCATCACCGATCTCGATCAGACCGACCTGGAATATTTCAATCCGTCAAACCGGTTCGACGCCGAGGGCCTGACCCGCCTGATGGAGGACATCGAGGCCAAGCGCAAGCTGCGCAACGACATCGAACAGGATTCGATGATCAAGATCCGCACCCGCAACCTTGACGCCGAACGCCAGGCGCTCGATATCGAGCGCGAGAGCGAGACCGCCCGCCTCGAACAGGAACGCGACATCGAGATGCGCCGCGCCCTGCAGCGCACCGAAGTGGCGCGCGAGCGCGCATTGCGCGAGACCGAGGCCGAGCAGGCGCAAATTTCCGCCCGAGAAACGATCGAGAAGGCGCGCATCGCCAACGAGCAGGCGATCGCCGAAGCCCGCATCTCCTCCGAACGCGAAACAAGGCACCGCGAGATCGAGCGCACGCGCGCAGTCGAGGAAAGGGAATTGCTGGCGCGCGAGGAAATCGAAAAAGCGAAGATCGCCAATCAGCGTGCGGTCGATACCGCCCGCATCGCCTCTGAGCGTGAAGTGCGGCAGCGCGACATCGAGCGCACGCGGACGATCGAGGAAGCCGAGATCACGGCACGCGAGGCGGTCGAGAAGGCGCGCATTCAGCAGGATCGCTCCGTCACCGATGCGCGGATCTCCAACGAGGAGGAAACCCGAAGGCGGGAGATCGAACGCAACCGCGCGGTCGAGGAAGCCGAAATAGCGGCGCGCGAGGCGACCGAAAAGGCCCGCATCGCCCAGACCACGATCGTCAACGTCGAACGTATCGCCTCCGACGAGCGCACCCGCGCGTTGGAGATTGCGCAGGTTCGCACCATTCAGGAAGCGGAGATCGAGGCGCAGAAGGCGGTGGAAGCGGCGCGGATCGCGCGGGAGCGGATGCTCGCAGCCGAGCGGATCGGCGCCGAGCACGCCACGCGCAAGCTGGAAATCGAGCGCAACCAGGCGCTCGAAGTCGCAGGGATCACCGCGCGCGAGGCGACGGAATCTTCCCGCATCGCCCAGGAAGAGCGCGTTCGCTCGCTCGAAATTGCGCGCAACCGCGCCATCGAGGAGGCCGACATCGCCTCGCGCGAAGCCATCGAGGCCGCGCGCATCGCCCAGGAGAAGGTGATCGCCGCCCAGCGCATCCGGGCCGAGAAGGAAACCAGGGGGCTCGAGATCGACCGCACCGAATCGATCGAGGCCGCCGAACTCAAGCGGCGCGATGCGATCGAGCGGCGGCGCGTCGAGGTCGAGCTGGCGCTCGAAGCCGAACGCATCGCTTCGTCGAAGACCCGCGAGGTGCTCAATATCGACCAGAAGAAGGCGGTCGAGATCGCCGACGAGGAGCGCGTGATTGCGCTTGCCGCCAAGCGTTCTGAGCGGATCGACGCCGACCGGCAGGTCAAGCAGGCCGAGATCAACGCGCGCAAGGAAGTCGAAACCACCGATGTCTCCCGCGAGCAGGCGCTCGAAGCCGCGCGGCTCGCCCGCCGGCGCGCGATCGAGCAACTCGAAGTCGCCCGCGTCCAGGCGCTGCAGGAGGCCGAGATCGCCTCCCGCGAGGAAGTCGAGCGGGCCCGTATCGCCTCCGACCGCGGCCTCGACGAAGCGCGTATCGGCCGCGAGCGCGATCTGCGCAAGCTGGAGGTCAATCGCGAGAAGGACGTCGAGACGGCGCTGATGGAAAAGGCCATCGCCCTTTACCAGAAGTCTCTCGAGGAATCGGCCGCCAAGGTGGCCGCCGAGGATGCGCGCGCGGGGGCGACCGAGGCGGCCGAGCGCGTGGTCACCGCCCGCGACAGCGAGATCGCCAGGCGCCAGAAGACCATCGAGGTGCTGCTGGCGGAGAAGCGGGCCGAGGAAACCCGTATCGGGGCCGACGCCGAGCGCGTCCGCGCCGCCGTCGAGGCCGAGGCGCAGCGGCTGCTCAACGAAGCCGAAAACGTGCTCACCGACCAGGCGCGCTACTCGCTGTTCCGCCGCAAGCTGCTCGACCGCATCGAAGGCATCGTGCGCGAGAGCGTCAAGCCGATGGAGAAGATCGAAGGCATCCGCATCCTTCAGGTGGACGGGCTCAACGGCGGTGGCGGCGGGGGCAATGGCGGCCGCAGCGCCACCGACGAGGTGATCGACTCGGCGCTGCGTTACCGGGTGCAGGCGCCGCTGATCGACTCGCTCCTCGCCGATATCGGCGTCGAGGGCGGGAGCCTTGCCAGGATGCCCGGCCTGATCCGCGAAGCGCGCGACATGCAGGGCATCAAGGAGTCAACGTCACGCAGGAGCAGTCCGGGCAAGCCCGACGCGGCTCCTTCTACCCCGGCCACAGGCGAGCCGCCTGCCGAACGTGGACCGCGCAAGAAAGGCTAA
- a CDS encoding SRPBCC family protein, producing MARVYISTVVNARNDRVWARVRDFNGLPNWHPAIAESRIEGGEPADKIGCVRDFRLRNGDRIREKLLGLSDYDMFCTYSILESPMGVENYVATLRLTPVTDGDQTFLEWTAEFDCAPEREIELVNNIGTGVFQGGFDALKRAFGG from the coding sequence ATGGCCCGGGTCTACATCTCCACCGTCGTCAACGCCCGCAACGACCGCGTCTGGGCGCGGGTGCGCGACTTCAACGGCCTGCCCAACTGGCATCCTGCGATTGCGGAGAGCCGCATCGAGGGCGGCGAGCCCGCCGACAAGATCGGATGCGTGCGCGATTTTCGCCTGCGCAACGGCGACCGCATCCGCGAGAAACTGCTCGGCCTCTCCGACTACGACATGTTCTGCACCTACTCGATCCTGGAGTCGCCGATGGGGGTGGAGAACTACGTAGCGACCCTGCGGCTCACGCCGGTAACCGACGGCGACCAGACCTTTCTCGAATGGACCGCCGAGTTCGATTGCGCGCCCGAGCGCGAGATCGAACTCGTCAACAATATCGGGACCGGCGTGTTTCAGGGCGGCTTTGATGCGCTCAAGCGCGCCTTCGGAGGCTAG
- a CDS encoding SRPBCC family protein — protein sequence MPHIVKSTILDAPTGAVWNVLRDFNGHDRWHPAVATSTIERAQASDKIGCIRRFKLQDGSELREQLLALSDLEQTFSYCLLDTPIPMFNYVAHVRLLPVTDGDRTFWHWESRFTTRPADAERLTQMVAEQIYQAGFDSIRRHLREAA from the coding sequence GTGCCGCATATCGTCAAAAGCACCATCCTCGACGCGCCGACCGGCGCGGTTTGGAATGTGCTGCGCGATTTCAACGGCCACGACCGCTGGCACCCCGCGGTGGCCACCAGCACCATCGAGCGTGCGCAGGCGTCGGACAAGATCGGCTGTATCAGACGCTTCAAGCTGCAGGACGGCTCGGAGCTGCGCGAGCAACTGCTGGCGCTGTCGGACCTCGAACAGACCTTCAGCTACTGCCTGCTCGATACGCCGATCCCGATGTTCAACTATGTGGCCCATGTCCGCCTGCTGCCGGTCACCGACGGCGACCGCACCTTCTGGCACTGGGAATCCAGGTTCACCACGCGACCCGCGGATGCCGAGCGGCTGACGCAGATGGTCGCGGAACAGATCTATCAAGCCGGCTTCGATTCCATTCGCCGGCACCTGAGGGAGGCCGCATGA